The following proteins are co-located in the Microplitis demolitor isolate Queensland-Clemson2020A chromosome 3, iyMicDemo2.1a, whole genome shotgun sequence genome:
- the LOC103571536 gene encoding WW domain-binding protein 4, which yields MADYWKSQGRKFCDFCKCWIADNKPSIEFHEGGKKHKENVTKRIKEIHKNSAKQAKITKKFENDLQNMERAAMAAYLKDVEGDTVDLTAQEIIRNKHNRKIEEPSKVENPNQMPEASAATNPRHKLSKDLPADVDFCDPTTFHRARVPRYPKNPNVVSGSSSSGGGGSGAGENKPQGKGKSNREKRKGKKSQEDDGLKKKNFHKVWYEARSPEGYTYYWHIETNETSWEPPEEDFMTIAEQEEEAKEQALQAELLQQMEEEEAKDKADIFEEQRANAEREKYKALRRLQKTTGNTDNEVEVKEEKEDIPYRRDYSVPDRVDPYGPWQTVEIKPKKVIDLQLPKKKVVQVIKPVVKEAPVPQRTFVEKKITRISTGDSDEDEAPTTFKKRKFGNKSVRKRLDDD from the exons GGCTGACTATTGGAAATCTCAAGGTCGGAAATTCTGCGACTTCTGTAAATGTTGGATTGCTGATAATAAACCGAGTATTGAATTTCACGAGGGTGGTAAAAAGCACAAAGAAAATGTCACCAAGAGAATTAAAGAGATACATAAAAACAGCGCGAAACAGGCTAAGATcaccaaaaaatttgaaaatgatctTCAAAATATGGAAAGA gcCGCTATGGCAGCGTATCTAAAAGACGTCGAAGGTGATACGGTGGACTTGACTGCTCAGGAAATAATTCGTAATAAAcataatagaaaaatagaaGAACCATCTAAA gTAGAAAATCCCAATCAAATGCCTGAAGCATCAGCAGCAACAAATCCACGACATAAACTCAGCAAAGAT CTTCCAGCAGATGTTGATTTTTGTGACCCTACAACATTTCATCGAGCTCGAGTCCCTCGATATCCAAAAAACCCGAATGTGGTGAGTGGAAGTAGTAGTAGCGGCGGTGGCGGCAGTGGTGCTGGTGAGAATAAACCCCAAGGGAAAGGTAAATCCAATCGGGAAAAACGGAAAGGCAAAAAGAGTCAAGAGGATGATGGTCTtaagaaaaagaattttcataAAGTCTGGTATGAAGCACGCAGTCCCGAAGGATACACCTACTATTGGCATATTGAGACTAACg AAACTTCATGGGAGCCTCCAGAAGAAGATTTTATGACAATCGCAGAGCAAGAAGAAGAAGCTAAAGAGCAAGCGCTTCAAGCTGAGCTACTTCAGCAAATGGAAGAAGAGGAAGCTAAAGACAAAGCTGACATTTTTGAAGAACAACGCGCTAATGCTGAGCGGGAAAAATATAAAGCATTAAGAAGATTACAAAAAACTACGGGCAATACGGATAATGAAGTTGAAgtgaaagaagaaaaagaagatatACCTTACAGAAGAGATTACAGTGTTCCGGATAGAGTTGATCCCTATGGGCCGTGGCAGACTGtagaaataaa acctaaaaaagtaattgatcTTCAATTACCTAAGAAGAAAGTAGTGCAAGTAATAAAGCCAGTAGTTAAAGAAGCACCAGTGCCTCAGAGAACGTTCGTAGAAAAAAAGATAACGAGAATTTCCACTGGCGATAGTGATGAAGATGAGGCACCAACGAcgttcaaaaaaagaaaatttggtAACAAAAGTGTACGGAAACGTCTAGATGACGATTAA